One part of the Hippoglossus hippoglossus isolate fHipHip1 chromosome 11, fHipHip1.pri, whole genome shotgun sequence genome encodes these proteins:
- the gmeb1 gene encoding glucocorticoid modulatory element-binding protein 1 isoform X2 — translation MMATTEEVAVSMGEVVMLKADEEGDPDDPNKTQVILQLQPIPTGDESAETDAAVMAVEAPPEQTDGDDVEIGCAITCGDCKAMLLLKKFVCPGINVKCVKYEDQLISPKQFVHISGKATLKDWKRAIRMGGVMLRKMMDSGQLDFYQHSTLCTNTCRSTKFDLLINNTRFPPDGTGLGMPTSSQAQVVLGNGGTVGEDRPEALCGKLDWSSLESVDKKESNEISEDTLNFWKGIADVGLLGEVVTNISTELLEMLNGVQQLRDLVALQDTEVAVLSNLAQVFGLLDSVKKILERRRQQTDPIQDQVLSTLSNLEVQLEEQRKQQQVRALLSCPQPAKNKTPTKRQTKRPRLQRPASTTTLLASPINQQATLQPQQFTVLSPLSLSSMGQPFTMAGLPIATLAQSSKTVTLLPAGSQFFTRYMVTGDGKGDTITLHPSSGLTLVGTTSMQDSCQLGTMMSPVELVHLTQQSGSTEVVPIEGQMIDGTMLVQQEMMQGEVDTGQEHTVIEINPAPVEQAVGVMELQLTGEQGRDEASMVVPSGMEVTVAGEGVGTQCQIQQGQTEGIQGLQLDASGQLSNVQIVVIGGNTQVENQVK, via the exons ATGATGGCGACCACCGAGGAGGTCGCAGTGTCCATGGGGGAGGTGGTAATGCTAAAAGCTGACGAGGAGGGTGACCCCGACGACCCTAATAAGACTCAGGTCATCCTCCAGCTCCAACCGATCCCCACTGG AGATGAATCTGCGGAAACAGATGCAGCTGTCATGGCTGTTGAAGCACCTCCAG AACAAACAGATGGAGATGACGTGGAAATCGGCTGTGCCATAACCTGCGGCGACTGTAAAGCCATGCTGCTCTTGAAGAAATTTGTGTGTCCAGGAATCAACGTGAAATGCGTGAAG TATGAAGACCAGCTGATCAGCCCCAAGCAGTTTGTGCACATCTCTGGAAAGGCCACTCTGAAAGACTGGAAAAGAGCCATCAGGATGGGTGGAGTCATGCTCAG AAAAATGATGGATTCAGGTCAGCTGGACTTCTACCAGCACAGCACGCTGTGCACCAACACGTGCCGCAGCACCAAGTTTGACCTTCTCATCAACAACACACGGTTTCCTCCGGATGGCACTGGACTTGGCATGCCCACATCCTCTCAAG CTCAGGTGGTTCTGGGTAATGGCGGGACAGTGGGTGAGGACAGACCTGAAGCTCTATGTGGGAAGTTGGACTGGAGCTCACTGGAGTCTGTGGACAAGAAGGAATCCAACGAGATCTCGG AGGACACGCTGAACTTCTGGAAGGGTATTGCTGACGTGGGTTTGCTGGGTGAAGTGGTGACCAACATCAGCACTGAGCTGCTGGAGATGCTGAACGGCGTGCAGCAGCTCAGGGATCTGGTTGCCTTACAGGACACAG AGGTGGCGGTGCTCAGTAACCTGGCCCAAGTGTTCGGCCTGCTCGACTCAGTTAAGAAGAtcctggagaggaggaggcagcagacgGATCCCATCCAGGACCAGGTCCTCAGCACACTTAGCA ACCTGGAGGTGCAACTGGAGgaacagaggaagcagcagcaggtccgAGCTCTTCTCTCCTGCCCGCAGCCTGCCAAGAACAAAACTCCCACCAAGCGCCAGACCAAACGGCCTCGTCTGCAGAGGCCCGCCTCCACAACCACCCTCCTGGCGTCCCCCATTAACCAGCAGGCCACCCTGCAGCCCCAACAGTTCACCGTtctctcacccctctctctgtcctctatGGGTCAGCCCTTCACCATGGCAGGCCTACCCATCGCCACCCTAGCCCAGTCCTCTAAAACAGTTACGCTGCTTCCTGCTGGCTCGCAGTTCTTCACCCGCTACATGGTTACCGGAGACGGAAAGGGAGACACCATCACCCTGCATCCATCCTCCGGCCTCACGCTGGTGGGTACCACCTCTATGCAGGACTCCTGCCAGCTGGGCACGATGATGAGCCCAGTAGAGCTGGTGCACCTGACCCAGCAGAGTGGCAGCACAGAGGTGGTGCCCATAGAAGGCCAGATGATTGACGGAACCATGCTGGTGCAGCAGGAGATGATGCAGGGGGAGGTGGACACAGGCCAGGAGCACACGGTCATCGAGATCAACCCAGCTCCAGTGGAGCAAGCGGTGGGTGTGATGGAGCTACAGCTGACTGGGGAGCAGGGCAGGGACGAGGCGTCCATGGTCGTCCCAAGTGGGATGGAGGTGACAGTGGCTGGGGAGGGGGTGGGGACGCAGTGCCAAATACAGCAGGGGCAGACTGAGGGGATTCAAGGGCTGCAGCTGGATGCCAGCGGACAGTTGTCAAATGTACAGATAGTTGTGATTGGAGGAAACACTCAGGTAGAAAACCAGGTGAAATGA
- the gmeb1 gene encoding glucocorticoid modulatory element-binding protein 1 isoform X1, with amino-acid sequence MMATTEEVAVSMGEVVMLKADEEGDPDDPNKTQVILQLQPIPTGDESAETDAAVMAVEAPPEQTDGDDVEIGCAITCGDCKAMLLLKKFVCPGINVKCVKYEDQLISPKQFVHISGKATLKDWKRAIRMGGVMLRKMMDSGQLDFYQHSTLCTNTCRSTKFDLLINNTRFPPDGTGLGMPTSSQAQVVLGNGGTVGEDRPEALCGKLDWSSLESVDKKESNEISEDTLNFWKGIADVGLLGEVVTNISTELLEMLNGVQQLRDLVALQDTDSCLVEVAVLSNLAQVFGLLDSVKKILERRRQQTDPIQDQVLSTLSNLEVQLEEQRKQQQVRALLSCPQPAKNKTPTKRQTKRPRLQRPASTTTLLASPINQQATLQPQQFTVLSPLSLSSMGQPFTMAGLPIATLAQSSKTVTLLPAGSQFFTRYMVTGDGKGDTITLHPSSGLTLVGTTSMQDSCQLGTMMSPVELVHLTQQSGSTEVVPIEGQMIDGTMLVQQEMMQGEVDTGQEHTVIEINPAPVEQAVGVMELQLTGEQGRDEASMVVPSGMEVTVAGEGVGTQCQIQQGQTEGIQGLQLDASGQLSNVQIVVIGGNTQVENQVK; translated from the exons ATGATGGCGACCACCGAGGAGGTCGCAGTGTCCATGGGGGAGGTGGTAATGCTAAAAGCTGACGAGGAGGGTGACCCCGACGACCCTAATAAGACTCAGGTCATCCTCCAGCTCCAACCGATCCCCACTGG AGATGAATCTGCGGAAACAGATGCAGCTGTCATGGCTGTTGAAGCACCTCCAG AACAAACAGATGGAGATGACGTGGAAATCGGCTGTGCCATAACCTGCGGCGACTGTAAAGCCATGCTGCTCTTGAAGAAATTTGTGTGTCCAGGAATCAACGTGAAATGCGTGAAG TATGAAGACCAGCTGATCAGCCCCAAGCAGTTTGTGCACATCTCTGGAAAGGCCACTCTGAAAGACTGGAAAAGAGCCATCAGGATGGGTGGAGTCATGCTCAG AAAAATGATGGATTCAGGTCAGCTGGACTTCTACCAGCACAGCACGCTGTGCACCAACACGTGCCGCAGCACCAAGTTTGACCTTCTCATCAACAACACACGGTTTCCTCCGGATGGCACTGGACTTGGCATGCCCACATCCTCTCAAG CTCAGGTGGTTCTGGGTAATGGCGGGACAGTGGGTGAGGACAGACCTGAAGCTCTATGTGGGAAGTTGGACTGGAGCTCACTGGAGTCTGTGGACAAGAAGGAATCCAACGAGATCTCGG AGGACACGCTGAACTTCTGGAAGGGTATTGCTGACGTGGGTTTGCTGGGTGAAGTGGTGACCAACATCAGCACTGAGCTGCTGGAGATGCTGAACGGCGTGCAGCAGCTCAGGGATCTGGTTGCCTTACAGGACACAG ATTCCTGTCTGGTAGAGGTGGCGGTGCTCAGTAACCTGGCCCAAGTGTTCGGCCTGCTCGACTCAGTTAAGAAGAtcctggagaggaggaggcagcagacgGATCCCATCCAGGACCAGGTCCTCAGCACACTTAGCA ACCTGGAGGTGCAACTGGAGgaacagaggaagcagcagcaggtccgAGCTCTTCTCTCCTGCCCGCAGCCTGCCAAGAACAAAACTCCCACCAAGCGCCAGACCAAACGGCCTCGTCTGCAGAGGCCCGCCTCCACAACCACCCTCCTGGCGTCCCCCATTAACCAGCAGGCCACCCTGCAGCCCCAACAGTTCACCGTtctctcacccctctctctgtcctctatGGGTCAGCCCTTCACCATGGCAGGCCTACCCATCGCCACCCTAGCCCAGTCCTCTAAAACAGTTACGCTGCTTCCTGCTGGCTCGCAGTTCTTCACCCGCTACATGGTTACCGGAGACGGAAAGGGAGACACCATCACCCTGCATCCATCCTCCGGCCTCACGCTGGTGGGTACCACCTCTATGCAGGACTCCTGCCAGCTGGGCACGATGATGAGCCCAGTAGAGCTGGTGCACCTGACCCAGCAGAGTGGCAGCACAGAGGTGGTGCCCATAGAAGGCCAGATGATTGACGGAACCATGCTGGTGCAGCAGGAGATGATGCAGGGGGAGGTGGACACAGGCCAGGAGCACACGGTCATCGAGATCAACCCAGCTCCAGTGGAGCAAGCGGTGGGTGTGATGGAGCTACAGCTGACTGGGGAGCAGGGCAGGGACGAGGCGTCCATGGTCGTCCCAAGTGGGATGGAGGTGACAGTGGCTGGGGAGGGGGTGGGGACGCAGTGCCAAATACAGCAGGGGCAGACTGAGGGGATTCAAGGGCTGCAGCTGGATGCCAGCGGACAGTTGTCAAATGTACAGATAGTTGTGATTGGAGGAAACACTCAGGTAGAAAACCAGGTGAAATGA
- the rab42a gene encoding ras-related protein Rab-42a has product MDILWQYQFRIILLGDSTVGKSSLLKRFTDGIYSDVADPTVGVDFYARSMDIEPGVKIKLQLWDTAGQERFRSITTSYYRNSVGGLLVFDLTNRKTFDHVREWHKEVSEHILPHHMVYILIGHKSDLNKDRKVTRDEAENLAADLGIRYVETSAKCNINVDRAFELLTRDIYELMKMGEIVTRDGWDGVKSGLTAKVLYPADDEEERARVSAEKGCHC; this is encoded by the exons ATGGATATTTTGTGGCAATACCAGTTCCGAATCATCCTGCTCGGGGACTCCACCGTGGGGAAGTCGTCGCTGCTGAAGCGCTTCACGGACGGTATCTACAGCGATGTGGCGGACCCCACGGTCGGGGTAGATTTCTACGCCCGCTCGATGGACATCGAGCCCGGGGTGAAGataaagctgcagctctggGACACGGCTGGTCAGGAGCGGTTCAG GTCCATTACGACTTCATATTACCGCAACTCTGTGGGCGGGCTGCTAGTTTTCGATCTCACCAATCGCAAAACCTTTGACCACGTGAGGGAGTGGCACAAGGAGGTGAGTGAGCACATCCTACCTCACCACATGGTCTACATCCTCATCGGCCACAAGAGCGACCTCAACAAGGACCGCAAGGTGACCCGGGACGAGGCGGAGAATCTGGCGGCCGACCTGGGCATCCGCTACGTGGAGACCTCGGCCAAGTGCAACATTAACGTGGACCGGGCCTTTGAGCTGCTGACCAGAGACATCTACGAGCTGATGAAGATGGGTGAGATCGTCACCCGCGATGGATGGGATGGTGTGAAGAGCGGCCTCACTGCTAAGGTCCTCTACCCGGCCGATGACGAAGAGGAACGGGCCAGGGTGTCCGCTGAAAAGGGCTGCCACTGCTGA
- the ctps1a gene encoding CTP synthase 1, translating into MMKYILVTGGVISGIGKGIIASSVGTILKSCGLHVTAIKIDPYINIDAGTFSPYEHGEVFVLDDGGEVDLDLGNYERFLDIRLTRDNNLTTGKIYQSVINKERRGDYLGKTVQVVPHITDAIQEWVVKQAKVPVEEDDVQPQVCVIELGGTVGDIESMPFIEAFRQFQFKVKRENFCNIHVSLIPQPSATGEQKTKPTQNSVRELRGLGLSPDLIMCRCSTALENSVKEKISMFCHVEPEQVICVQDVSSIYRVPLLLEDQGVVSYLSRRLNMPIETQPRKMLIKWKEMSDRSDRLLEHCSIALVGKYTKFSDSYASVIKALEHSALAISHKLEVKYIDSAYLEPSTLQEEPVKYHEAWQKLCSADGILVPGGFGVRGTEGKIRAINWARKQKKPFLGVCLGMQLAVCEFARNVLDWKDANSTEFDPDTTHPVVIDMPEHNPGQMGGTMRLGKRRTIFKTNTSILRKLYGDADYVDERHRHRFEVNPELKSHFEDMGFRFVGQDVEGERMEVIELDDHPYFVGVQYHPEFTSRPIKPSPPYLGLLLAAAGKLQSYLQKSCRLSPRDTYSDRSGSSSPDSEISELKLPSISSE; encoded by the exons ATGATGAAGTACATCCTGGTAACCGGAGGAGTCATCTCCGGCATCGGCAAAGGAATCATCGCAAGCAGCGTGGGCACGATCCTGAAGTCATGTGGCCTACACGTGACCGCCATCAAGATCGACCCTTATATTAACATAGATGCCGGCACATTTTCACCCTATGAGCACG GTGAAGTGTTCGTGCTGGATGATGGGGGTGAGGTGGACTTGGATCTGGGGAACTACGAACGCTTCCTTGACATCCGGCTGACCAGAGACAACAACCTGACCACGGGCAAGATCTATCAGTCTGTTATCaacaaggagaggaggggagactACCTGGGCAAAACCGTGCAGG TCGTGCCACACATCACAGATGCCATCCAGGAATGGGTTGTGAAACAAGCCAAAGTACCAGTTGAAGAAGATGATGTACAACCTCAAGTGTGTGTGATAGAG ttaGGAGGCACCGTGGGGGACATCGAGAGCATGCCTTTCATCGAGGCCTTCAGGCAGTTCCAGTTTAAAGTGAAGAGGGAGAACTTCTGTAACATTCACGTCAGTCTGATACCACAG CCCAGTGCAACCGGAGAGCAAAAGACCAAACCAACACAGAACAGCGTCAGGGAGCTGAGAGGACTGGGCTTGTCCCCTGATCTG ATCATGTGTCGCTGTTCCACTGCTCTGGAGAACTCTGTTAAAGAAAAGATCTCAATGTTCTGCCACGTAGAACCAGAGCAG GTCATCTGTGTGCaggacgtgtcgtccatctaCAGGGTGCCGCTACTGCTGGAGGATCAGGGTGTGGTGAGCTACCTGAGCAGGAGACTGAATATGCCCATAGAGACCCAACCCAGGAAAATGCTGATAAAATGGAAGGAGATGTCTGACAG GTCAGACAGACTGTTGGAGCACTGCTCTATAGCACTGGTCGGGAAGTACACCAAGTTCTCCGACTCTTACGCTTCTGTCATCAAGGCACTGGAGCACTCAGCCCTGGCCATCAGTCACAAACTGGAGGTTAAG taTATAGACTCGGCATATTTGGAGCCCAGCACTCTGCAGGAGGAACCAGTAAAATACCACGAGGCGTGGCAGAAACTCTGCAGTGCTGA TGGAATCCTGGTTCCAGGAGGTTTCGGCGTCAGAGGAACTGAAGGAAAGATTCGCGCAATCAACTGGGccagaaaacagaagaaacccTTTCTAG gtgtgtgtctcGGAATGCAGTTGGCAGTATGTGAATTTGCCAGAAACGTGCTTGACTGGAAAG ATGCCAACTCAACAGAATTTGACCCTGACACAACGCATCCTGTG GTGATCGATATGCCGGAACACAACCCTGGGCAGATGGGCGGCACAATGAGGCTAGGCAAGAGACGGACCATTTTCAAGACCAACACCAGCATATTGC GCAAGCTTTATGGAGACGCAGACTACGTGGACGAAAGGCACAGACATCGCTTTGAG GTCAATCCTGAGCTGAAGAGTCACTTTGAAGACATGGGATTCCGCTTTGTAGGTCAAGACGTGGAAGGAGAAAGAATGGAGGTCATAGAACTTGATG ATCATCCATACTTCGTTGGAGTACAGTACCACCCAGAGTTCACCTCACGCCCCATAAAGCCATCACCCCCTTATCTTGGTTTGTTGCTGGCCGCTGCAGGGAAGCTGCAGAGCTACTTACAGAAGAGCTGCCGCCTATCTCCACG GGACACATACAGCGATCGGAGTGGCAGCAGCTCCCCAGACAGTGAAATATCAGAGCTGAAATTACCTTCCATTTCAAGCGAATGA